Proteins encoded by one window of Pseudomonas coleopterorum:
- a CDS encoding AI-2E family transporter: MLSNDRLLVQIVLLALLGACLWVLAPFCSALLWGAILAYASWPLMRLLTRWLNGRESLAAGILTGCWMLLVVLPLVWLGFNLADHVRDATAFIRDVQVDGLPDAPDWLAGIPLVGGSLVGLWNTLDEQGAALLASVRPYLGQVGNFLLARSAQIGGGILELTLSLVFVFFFYRDGPRMAAFVLRLLERLIGERAGYYIDLVAATVQRVVNGVIGTAAAQAILALIGFLIAGVPGALVLGIVTFLLSLIPMGPPLAWIPATAWLVWHGDYGYAIFLGIWGTFVISGVDNVLKPYLISRGGNLPLVIVLLGVFGGLLAFGFIGLFIGPTLLAVAYSLLHDWTHTEHKPL, translated from the coding sequence ATGCTGAGTAACGACCGCCTGCTGGTACAGATCGTCTTGCTGGCCTTGCTCGGTGCCTGCCTTTGGGTGTTGGCGCCGTTCTGCTCGGCGTTGCTGTGGGGGGCGATCCTGGCCTATGCCAGTTGGCCGCTGATGCGTCTGCTGACCCGCTGGCTCAACGGCCGCGAGTCGCTGGCCGCAGGCATTCTCACGGGCTGCTGGATGTTACTGGTGGTCTTGCCGCTGGTGTGGCTGGGTTTCAACCTGGCCGACCATGTGCGCGATGCGACGGCCTTCATCCGTGATGTCCAGGTCGATGGGCTACCCGATGCGCCCGATTGGCTGGCGGGCATTCCTCTGGTCGGTGGCAGCCTGGTCGGCCTGTGGAACACCCTCGACGAGCAGGGCGCGGCGCTTCTGGCCAGTGTGCGGCCGTACCTGGGGCAGGTCGGCAATTTCCTGCTGGCCCGCAGCGCGCAGATCGGTGGCGGGATTCTCGAACTTACCCTGAGTCTGGTCTTCGTGTTCTTTTTCTATCGCGACGGGCCGCGGATGGCGGCCTTCGTGCTCAGGCTGCTGGAACGGCTGATCGGCGAACGTGCCGGGTACTACATCGACTTGGTGGCCGCCACGGTGCAACGGGTGGTCAACGGGGTGATCGGCACCGCCGCCGCCCAGGCGATCCTGGCCTTGATCGGCTTTCTCATTGCCGGTGTACCGGGGGCCCTGGTGCTGGGCATCGTCACCTTCCTGCTCAGCCTGATTCCCATGGGACCGCCACTGGCCTGGATCCCGGCCACCGCCTGGCTGGTGTGGCATGGCGACTACGGTTATGCGATTTTCCTCGGGATCTGGGGGACCTTCGTCATCAGTGGCGTGGACAACGTGCTCAAGCCCTACCTGATCAGTCGCGGCGGCAACCTGCCTCTGGTGATCGTGCTGCTGGGGGTGTTCGGCGGGCTGCTGGCGTTCGGCTTCATCGGCCTGTTCATCGGCCCCACCTTGCTGGCAGTGGCCTACAGCCTGTTGCATGACTGGACCCACACCGAACACAAACCGCTCTAG
- a CDS encoding VWA domain-containing protein — translation MIEAWPHWFRPWWLLAWPALAWLLWQLWHRQKRAGRWQLLLPRHFHAVLLGGGSGRQSKAPWIVLGLAWLLTGVALLGPSWQRIEQPGRTVVDPLVVVLALSPDMLATDVAPNRLEQARRKLLDLLNARRDAQTALIVYAGSAHVLVPLSDDLSTSRNLLEAIKPSIMPVEGQRADLGVQRALELLDQAEQGQGRILLLTSQLSEAERRGIAQRLDNHSPQLLILGIGTRDGAPVKQENGDFLKDEQGAIRLSRLDGAGLRSFAADVGGLYRQARMDDLDLRNLGLFDRPAVLRSNGTTQQLDSWADQGHWLLLPLLLLAALAGRRGWLFCLPLCLMMAPQPGYAFEFQDLWLRRDQQGQALLEQQRPAQAARRFTDAQWQGMALYEAGDYEAAAERFAQGDSARDHYNRGNALARSGELEAALDAYDQALERQADLRPALENRALVEQLLRQAPTEPPATSANPPDKPQAPGATAPGGQEPNSSATADKHAQDTETLSGQESPAGQAGGDQNQAQSSPPTQPPGDDSTTRPPPRPPQTSLDAEQRQALEQWLRQIPDDPAELLRRKFWYEQQQHQDNIR, via the coding sequence ATGATCGAGGCCTGGCCGCATTGGTTCCGGCCCTGGTGGCTACTGGCCTGGCCTGCCCTGGCCTGGCTACTCTGGCAACTGTGGCACCGGCAGAAACGCGCCGGGCGTTGGCAGTTGCTGCTGCCGCGCCACTTTCACGCGGTATTGCTGGGCGGAGGCAGCGGCCGCCAGAGCAAGGCGCCGTGGATCGTGCTGGGCCTGGCCTGGCTGTTGACGGGCGTAGCCCTGTTGGGCCCCAGCTGGCAGCGCATCGAACAGCCCGGCCGAACGGTCGTCGACCCGCTGGTGGTGGTGCTGGCGCTGAGCCCCGACATGCTCGCCACCGACGTGGCGCCCAATCGCCTGGAACAGGCCCGGCGCAAGCTGCTGGACCTGCTCAACGCACGTCGCGATGCGCAGACGGCCCTCATCGTCTACGCCGGTAGCGCACACGTGCTGGTGCCGCTGTCCGACGACCTGAGCACCAGCCGCAACCTGCTGGAGGCGATCAAGCCCTCGATCATGCCGGTCGAAGGCCAGCGCGCCGACCTCGGCGTACAACGGGCCCTCGAACTGCTCGACCAGGCCGAGCAGGGCCAGGGACGCATCCTGCTGCTGACGTCGCAACTGTCCGAAGCAGAGCGCAGGGGTATTGCCCAGCGTCTGGACAACCACTCGCCACAGTTGTTGATCCTGGGTATCGGCACCCGCGACGGTGCGCCGGTGAAGCAGGAAAACGGCGATTTCCTCAAGGACGAACAAGGTGCGATCCGCCTGTCCCGCCTCGACGGAGCCGGGCTGCGCAGCTTCGCCGCCGACGTCGGCGGCCTGTACCGCCAGGCACGCATGGATGACCTGGATCTGCGCAACCTCGGACTGTTCGATCGCCCTGCAGTGTTGCGCAGCAATGGCACCACGCAACAGCTGGACAGCTGGGCCGATCAAGGTCACTGGTTGCTGCTGCCCCTGCTGTTGCTGGCCGCCCTTGCTGGCCGTCGCGGCTGGCTGTTCTGCCTGCCGCTGTGCTTGATGATGGCGCCGCAGCCCGGCTATGCCTTCGAGTTCCAGGACCTCTGGCTACGCCGTGATCAGCAAGGGCAGGCCTTGCTCGAACAGCAGCGTCCGGCCCAGGCCGCGCGGCGTTTTACCGATGCGCAGTGGCAAGGCATGGCGCTGTACGAGGCCGGCGACTACGAGGCGGCCGCCGAGCGTTTCGCCCAAGGCGACAGCGCCCGTGACCATTACAACCGCGGTAACGCCCTGGCCCGCAGCGGCGAGCTGGAAGCGGCGCTGGACGCCTACGACCAGGCCCTGGAGCGCCAGGCGGACCTGCGGCCAGCGCTGGAAAACCGTGCGCTGGTGGAACAGTTGCTGCGCCAGGCGCCGACCGAGCCTCCTGCAACTTCAGCCAATCCCCCCGACAAACCGCAGGCACCGGGCGCCACGGCGCCAGGCGGGCAGGAGCCGAATTCGTCCGCCACGGCCGACAAGCACGCCCAGGACACCGAGACCCTGAGTGGTCAGGAAAGCCCTGCTGGGCAAGCCGGAGGGGATCAGAATCAGGCACAATCCTCGCCACCGACCCAACCGCCAGGCGACGATTCCACGACCCGACCACCGCCACGCCCGCCCCAGACCAGCCTGGATGCCGAGCAACGCCAGGCACTGGAGCAATGGTTGCGGCAGATTCCGGACGATCCGGCCGAGCTGTTGCGGCGTAAATTCTGGTACGAACAGCAACAGCATCAGGACAACATTCGATGA
- a CDS encoding vWA domain-containing protein, translated as MFEFAWLWVFALLPLPWLLRVLLPPADSGEAALKVSFLDELEGLAGRRARISLPTWPQQAPYVLLWLLLLIAAARPQWLGDPLPIAASGRDLLVAVDVSGSMDYPDMRWQNEDVSRLELVQRLLGDFLEHRQGDRVGLILFGSKAYVQAPLTFDRRTVRRWLDEARIGIAGKNTAIGDAIGLALKRLRQRPAQSRVLILVTDGANNGGQIHPITAARLAAQEHVRIHTIGIGADPSADGALSMLGLNPSLDLDEPSLREIAQITGGQYFRARDGDQLQAIGASLDTLEPVDQQPTQARPAQALYIWPLSAALLLSVLLVVRENWPNNPLQRFLRQRRFLPTAPQWRERLERLQLRRRK; from the coding sequence ATGTTTGAGTTCGCCTGGCTGTGGGTTTTCGCCCTGCTGCCGCTGCCTTGGCTGCTGCGCGTGCTGTTGCCACCAGCCGACAGCGGCGAAGCGGCGCTCAAGGTCAGCTTTCTCGATGAACTCGAAGGGCTGGCCGGGCGCCGTGCACGGATCAGCCTGCCGACCTGGCCGCAACAGGCGCCCTACGTACTGCTGTGGCTGTTGCTGCTGATCGCCGCGGCACGCCCGCAGTGGCTGGGTGATCCCCTGCCCATCGCGGCCAGCGGTCGCGATCTGCTGGTGGCGGTGGATGTCTCCGGGTCCATGGATTACCCCGACATGCGCTGGCAGAACGAGGACGTCAGCCGGCTGGAGCTGGTCCAGCGCCTGCTGGGCGACTTTCTCGAACATCGCCAGGGCGATCGGGTGGGCTTGATCCTCTTCGGCAGCAAGGCCTATGTGCAGGCGCCGCTGACCTTCGACCGACGCACGGTGCGTAGATGGCTGGACGAAGCGCGCATCGGCATCGCCGGCAAAAACACCGCGATCGGCGATGCGATCGGCCTGGCGCTCAAGCGTCTGCGCCAGCGCCCGGCGCAGAGCCGGGTATTGATTCTGGTCACCGACGGCGCCAACAACGGCGGTCAGATCCACCCCATCACGGCGGCGCGCCTGGCGGCTCAGGAGCATGTGCGCATCCATACCATCGGCATCGGCGCCGACCCCAGCGCCGATGGCGCGCTGAGCATGCTCGGCCTCAACCCCAGCCTGGATCTGGACGAGCCGAGCCTGCGAGAGATCGCGCAGATCACCGGCGGTCAGTACTTCCGTGCCCGCGACGGCGACCAGCTGCAGGCCATCGGCGCCAGCCTGGATACGCTGGAACCGGTCGACCAGCAGCCCACCCAGGCGCGTCCGGCGCAGGCCCTGTACATCTGGCCGTTGAGCGCGGCGTTGCTGCTCAGCGTATTGCTGGTAGTGCGCGAGAACTGGCCGAACAACCCGCTGCAACGATTTCTGCGCCAGCGCCGGTTTCTGCCGACCGCACCGCAGTGGCGCGAGCGCCTGGAGCGGCTGCAGTTGCGGAGGCGCAAATGA
- a CDS encoding DUF58 domain-containing protein produces MSQEPRPEPGIRISLAELIEMRHRVREVQLFSTPAQRSPLIGLHHSKLRGRGVDFDQVRVYQAGDDVRSIDWRVTARTQEPHTKLFHEERERPIFILVEQSRRLFFGSGQMFKSVLAAQAAALIGWAALGHNDRVGGLVFGDGEHYEIKPRRSKQSLLQLLNRLVHVNQSLHTEALPEKDALGMALRRAREVLRPGSLAIVICDERALTDGAEQQLSLLSRHCDLLLLPVSDPLDHALPAAGLLRFAQRGRQMDIDTLNPDMRLAYRALSEARIARWERLAQKLRVLLMPLSTQSEMIEQLREYLNPQRPGKLK; encoded by the coding sequence ATGAGCCAGGAGCCGAGGCCAGAGCCTGGCATTCGCATCAGCCTGGCCGAGCTGATCGAAATGCGCCACCGGGTGCGCGAGGTGCAGTTGTTCTCCACCCCGGCCCAGCGCAGCCCGTTGATCGGCTTGCATCATTCCAAGCTGCGCGGACGCGGTGTGGATTTCGACCAGGTGCGGGTGTACCAGGCCGGCGACGATGTGCGCAGCATCGACTGGCGCGTCACCGCACGCACCCAGGAGCCGCACACCAAGCTGTTCCATGAGGAGCGCGAGCGGCCGATCTTCATTCTTGTCGAACAGAGCCGACGGTTGTTCTTCGGCTCCGGGCAGATGTTCAAGTCGGTACTCGCGGCCCAGGCGGCCGCACTGATCGGCTGGGCGGCGCTGGGGCATAACGACCGGGTCGGCGGGCTGGTGTTCGGCGATGGCGAGCACTATGAAATCAAGCCCCGGCGCAGCAAGCAGAGCCTGCTGCAGCTGCTCAACCGTCTGGTCCATGTGAATCAATCACTGCACACCGAAGCGTTGCCGGAGAAGGACGCACTGGGCATGGCCCTGCGCCGGGCACGGGAGGTGCTGCGCCCTGGCAGTTTGGCCATCGTCATCTGTGACGAACGGGCGCTCACCGATGGCGCCGAGCAGCAGCTCAGTTTGCTCTCGCGTCACTGCGACCTGCTGTTGCTGCCAGTCTCCGACCCGCTCGACCATGCACTGCCGGCCGCCGGGCTGTTGCGTTTCGCCCAGCGCGGCAGGCAGATGGACATCGATACGCTGAATCCGGACATGCGCCTGGCCTATCGCGCCCTGAGCGAGGCGCGCATCGCTCGGTGGGAACGCCTGGCGCAGAAACTGCGCGTGCTGCTGATGCCTTTGAGCACTCAAAGCGAAATGATCGAGCAACTGCGTGAGTACCTCAATCCGCAACGGCCAGGCAAACTCAAATGA
- a CDS encoding BatD family protein, translating to MSRLSALCISATLAVLAQWAQAATLVASVDRSRLNSGETVELTLETNDVTQFGKPDLTPLEGPFEVRDTRQVNRLTSLDGDHQATTRWIITLLPRQTGSVTIAPLQLGELRSQPILLQVLHSDQPPRANMAPVFIDASLDGDSVYVQAQAVLTVRIYHSVPLYDDSNLTPLQLADARVEPLGGSRTFEQIINGVRHGVIETRYAIYPQRSGEVSIPALVFTATTVEPAAPGESGNNAPQPGKQIRVTSTPISLTVNGVPAAYPADVPWLPARSLSLSESWNPDPPSSQVGDSLTRTLEVKAEGLSSAQLPDLPDTQVEGLRRYPDQPQLSNRTDERGLTGSRQEREALVPSRSGTLQLPSIEVVWWNTHEDHLERTALPARSLEVAGNAGLMVDAPVGNGDAEPDVAWPWKLASVMLLFTTMTGFALWWRARGQPAVLRTAQSGPSPRTLLDDLKRACQANDPQATRQALDAWARQQPETLADMAARFVPLSDALDGLNGALYSESGQYWQGEELWRAIGSILRSGPALDPAADNAGLPPLYPK from the coding sequence ATGAGTCGCCTCAGTGCCCTCTGCATCAGTGCAACCCTGGCCGTGCTGGCCCAATGGGCGCAGGCCGCCACCTTGGTGGCCAGCGTCGATCGCTCGCGGCTCAACTCGGGGGAAACGGTCGAGCTGACCCTGGAAACCAACGATGTCACGCAGTTCGGCAAGCCCGATCTGACACCGCTCGAAGGCCCGTTCGAGGTGCGCGACACGCGTCAGGTCAACCGCCTCACCAGCCTGGATGGCGACCACCAGGCCACGACCCGCTGGATCATCACCCTGCTTCCGCGCCAGACCGGCAGCGTGACCATCGCCCCCCTGCAACTGGGTGAGCTGCGCAGCCAGCCGATCCTCTTGCAGGTGCTGCACAGTGACCAGCCACCGCGGGCAAACATGGCGCCAGTGTTCATCGATGCCAGCCTGGATGGCGACAGTGTCTATGTGCAGGCCCAGGCGGTGTTGACCGTGCGCATCTATCACTCGGTGCCGCTGTACGATGACAGTAACCTGACGCCCCTGCAGTTGGCCGATGCACGCGTCGAGCCGCTGGGTGGGTCGCGAACGTTCGAGCAGATCATCAACGGTGTCCGCCACGGCGTCATCGAGACGCGCTATGCCATTTATCCGCAACGCAGTGGCGAGGTGTCGATTCCGGCGCTGGTGTTCACCGCCACCACCGTCGAACCGGCCGCACCGGGCGAGAGCGGCAACAACGCGCCGCAGCCAGGCAAGCAGATCCGGGTGACGTCCACCCCGATATCGTTGACCGTGAACGGTGTCCCTGCGGCCTACCCTGCCGATGTGCCCTGGTTGCCGGCACGCAGCTTGAGCCTGAGCGAAAGCTGGAACCCCGATCCGCCCAGCAGCCAGGTCGGCGATTCCCTGACGCGTACGTTGGAGGTCAAGGCCGAAGGCCTTTCCAGCGCGCAGCTGCCGGACCTGCCGGATACCCAGGTGGAAGGCTTGCGCCGCTACCCGGATCAGCCCCAGCTGAGCAATCGGACCGATGAGCGAGGCCTGACCGGCAGCCGCCAGGAGCGTGAAGCGTTGGTCCCCTCACGCAGCGGCACCCTGCAATTACCGAGCATCGAGGTGGTCTGGTGGAATACCCATGAAGACCATCTGGAACGTACCGCTCTGCCGGCGCGCAGCCTGGAGGTCGCCGGCAACGCCGGCCTGATGGTCGATGCGCCGGTCGGCAACGGCGATGCCGAGCCGGACGTGGCCTGGCCATGGAAGCTGGCCAGCGTGATGCTGCTGTTCACCACGATGACCGGCTTTGCGCTGTGGTGGCGGGCCCGGGGCCAGCCGGCGGTGCTGCGCACAGCGCAAAGCGGACCGAGCCCGCGCACCTTGCTCGATGACCTCAAGCGCGCGTGCCAGGCCAATGACCCTCAGGCCACTCGTCAGGCCCTGGACGCCTGGGCGCGCCAGCAACCGGAGACACTGGCCGACATGGCGGCGCGCTTCGTGCCGTTGTCCGACGCCCTGGACGGGCTCAATGGAGCGCTCTACAGTGAAAGCGGCCAGTATTGGCAAGGCGAGGAGCTGTGGCGCGCCATCGGCAGTATCCTGCGTAGCGGCCCAGCCCTGGATCCGGCGGCTGACAACGCCGGGTTGCCGCCGCTGTATCCAAAATGA
- a CDS encoding AAA family ATPase, protein MEHREALIALRTFLSTQILGQEKLVERLLIVLLADGHMLVEGAPGLAKTKAIKELAEGVEAQFHRIQFTPDLLPADITGTEIYRPETGSFVFQQGPIFHNLVLADEINRAPAKVQSALLEAMAERQVSVGRSTYDLSPLFLVMATQNPIEQEGTYPLPEAQLDRFLMHVKIGFPDAAVERRILQQARGEALNGETKPERRVSQQAIFAARKEILGLYMADAVEEYLVQLVMATRTPSKFDAELGEWLAYGASPRGSISLDRCARAHAWLAGRDFVSPEDIQAVLFDVLRHRIILSFEAEAAGVDQDRVIQRILDVVAVA, encoded by the coding sequence ATGGAACATCGTGAAGCGCTGATCGCGCTGCGAACCTTTCTTTCCACGCAGATCCTTGGCCAGGAGAAACTGGTCGAGCGCCTGCTGATCGTGCTGCTGGCAGACGGTCACATGCTGGTCGAGGGCGCGCCGGGGCTGGCCAAGACCAAAGCGATCAAGGAACTGGCCGAAGGCGTCGAAGCGCAATTCCATCGCATCCAGTTCACTCCGGACCTGCTGCCCGCCGACATTACCGGCACCGAGATCTATCGACCTGAAACCGGCAGCTTCGTGTTCCAGCAGGGTCCGATCTTTCATAACCTGGTGCTCGCTGACGAGATCAACCGGGCGCCGGCCAAGGTCCAGTCGGCGCTGCTCGAGGCCATGGCCGAGCGTCAGGTCAGTGTCGGGCGCAGCACCTACGACCTGTCGCCCCTGTTCCTGGTGATGGCCACGCAGAACCCGATCGAGCAGGAAGGCACCTATCCCCTGCCCGAGGCACAGCTGGACCGGTTCCTGATGCACGTCAAGATCGGCTTTCCGGATGCAGCCGTGGAACGGCGCATTCTGCAGCAGGCCCGGGGCGAGGCGCTCAATGGCGAAACCAAGCCGGAGCGGCGGGTCAGTCAGCAGGCGATTTTTGCCGCGCGCAAGGAGATCCTCGGGCTGTACATGGCCGACGCGGTGGAGGAATACCTGGTGCAACTGGTCATGGCGACGCGCACCCCGAGCAAGTTCGACGCCGAACTCGGCGAGTGGCTGGCCTACGGCGCCAGCCCGCGCGGGTCCATCTCGCTGGACCGTTGCGCACGGGCCCACGCCTGGCTGGCAGGACGTGACTTCGTCAGCCCGGAAGACATCCAGGCCGTGCTCTTCGACGTCCTGCGCCATCGCATCATCCTGTCGTTCGAGGCAGAAGCCGCCGGTGTCGACCAGGATCGCGTGATCCAGCGTATCCTCGACGTCGTGGCCGTCGCCTGA
- a CDS encoding DUF4381 domain-containing protein, whose product MSTLEQLQPLIPPPPIGLWPPAPGWWLLAVLLPALGWAAWHWRHRWRRKVVLPVAAEQPLDPVRQGALEELARLPRPYDGAPAGAWLQQINGLLKRLCRNHYPNANSHVLNGRQWLAFLDNRCPAAGLTRWMVLVEGVYKPECKLDDKAIAGLQQSVETWIRKHV is encoded by the coding sequence ATGAGCACGCTCGAGCAACTGCAGCCCCTGATCCCGCCGCCGCCGATCGGCCTCTGGCCACCGGCGCCCGGCTGGTGGCTGCTCGCGGTGCTACTGCCGGCGCTGGGATGGGCCGCCTGGCACTGGCGTCACCGCTGGCGGCGCAAGGTCGTGCTGCCTGTTGCAGCCGAGCAACCCCTGGATCCTGTGCGCCAGGGCGCGCTGGAAGAGCTGGCACGCCTGCCCAGACCCTACGACGGCGCCCCGGCTGGCGCCTGGCTGCAGCAGATCAACGGTTTGCTCAAGCGCCTGTGCCGCAACCATTACCCGAACGCCAACAGCCATGTGCTCAATGGCCGCCAGTGGCTGGCATTTCTCGACAACCGCTGCCCGGCCGCCGGCCTTACACGCTGGATGGTGCTGGTGGAAGGGGTCTACAAACCCGAATGCAAGCTCGACGACAAGGCCATCGCCGGCCTGCAACAGTCGGTCGAAACCTGGATACGCAAGCATGTTTGA
- a CDS encoding DUF4892 domain-containing protein encodes MNASKRLLPVLAGLLCTAALSTAAFAAQAPGPIDAKVVDQRPAVDKDRIYPLGSLRKISGKLRMDGQVNAKGQVSSTTYELPETQTAGQAFNDAREALQQGGAHTLYWCQARDCGESSLWVNDVFDGARLSGADDQQAFVLLRQAAPDDNTLTAIYAITRGNRRAYLHVETFVADAPLGTLLPTPATVLHELRSTGDLDYPALGETPDDTWVALLARSLQLDSSIRASVSGVSPASAAAWRDALVAKGVRAARLETGSESVKGLHLEIIR; translated from the coding sequence ATGAACGCCTCCAAGCGGCTGCTGCCGGTACTCGCTGGTTTGCTGTGCACCGCAGCGCTGAGTACCGCCGCGTTCGCGGCCCAGGCGCCGGGGCCGATCGACGCCAAGGTCGTCGACCAGCGCCCTGCGGTCGACAAGGACCGCATCTATCCGTTGGGGTCGCTGCGCAAGATCAGCGGCAAGCTGCGCATGGATGGCCAGGTCAACGCCAAGGGCCAGGTCAGTTCCACCACTTACGAGCTTCCCGAAACCCAGACGGCGGGCCAGGCGTTCAACGACGCGCGCGAAGCCTTGCAGCAGGGTGGGGCGCATACGCTGTACTGGTGTCAGGCGCGCGACTGTGGGGAAAGCAGCTTGTGGGTCAACGATGTCTTCGACGGCGCACGGCTGTCGGGGGCCGACGATCAGCAGGCGTTCGTGCTGCTGCGCCAGGCCGCTCCGGACGACAACACCCTGACCGCCATCTACGCCATCACCCGTGGCAACCGTCGCGCCTATCTGCACGTCGAAACCTTCGTCGCGGATGCGCCGCTGGGTACCTTGCTGCCCACGCCGGCCACGGTGCTGCACGAACTGCGCAGCACCGGCGATCTCGACTATCCCGCCCTTGGCGAAACTCCCGACGACACCTGGGTGGCCTTGCTGGCGCGCAGTCTGCAACTCGACAGCTCGATTCGCGCGAGCGTCTCCGGCGTCTCGCCAGCCTCGGCGGCCGCCTGGCGCGATGCCCTGGTAGCCAAGGGCGTGCGCGCGGCCCGTCTGGAAACCGGAAGCGAGAGCGTCAAGGGGCTGCACCTGGAAATCATTCGTTGA